In the Candidatus Protochlamydia phocaeensis genome, GCAGGTGGAAGAGGGAAGGCCGGAGGGGTAAAAGTCGCTTCCAGTCCAGAAGCGATCAGACAAGCTGCACGCGAGCTGCTCGGCAAGAAAATTATCAATCAGCAGACAGGCCCTGAAGGAATGGTTGCCCACCAACTATTGATTTCTCCTACAATCGCTATTGCCAAGGAGTTCTATCTCGGGGCTTTTATTAGCCGCGAACGGGCTCAAAGCGTTGTCATTGCTTCTCCTGTTGGCGGGGTTGATATAGAGCAAGTGGCCCAGCAGACTCCAGAAAAGGTCCTTATCATACCCATCCCATTGGAGGGGGAGTTGCGTTCCTATCAACTGTTGCGCTTAGTCAAATTTATGGGGTGGAAAGAAGGATTAGCCAAGCAAGGAATGGCTTTGATAAAGGGGCTTGTGCAAGCATTCAGCGCAACCGACGCCTCTTTGCTTGAAATCAATCCGCTTGTCGAGACCAAGCAGGGCGAATTAGTGGCTTTGGATGCAAAATTAGTTGTCGATGATAACGCCTTATTTCGCCAGCCTGAGATAAAAGCGTTCTTTGATCCCACCCAAGTTTCGGCCAATGAAGCACGTGCCCAGCAGCAAGAGCTGGCTTATGTGGCATTGGATGGGAATATCGGTTGCATGGTCAATGGGGCAGGCTTGGCAATGGCGACAATGGATATTATCCAATATTTTGGCGGCCGCCCGGCTAATTTTCTCGATGTCGGAGGAGGGGCTTCTAAAGAAAAGGTCGCCGAAGGATTTAAAATCCTGCTTTCGGATCCCAAAGTCAAAGCCATCTTAGTCAATATTTTCGGCGGAATCATGAATTGTGAGACGCTGGCCTCCGGAATTATTGAAGCCGCGCGGGAACAGCATCTGCATGTTCCTTTGATCGTCCGCATGGAAGGAACAAATGTAGAGAAAGGCAAACAACTGCTGCAGGAGTCCCATTTGAATATTAAAATTGCCAATAGTTTAACAGAAGCGGCCCAAGAAGCGGTTAATGTAGCGAAGTCATAATCAGGGATATACCATGTCTATTTTAGTAAACAAGCATACGAGAGTCATCACGCAGGGAATTACGGGAAAAGCGGGGCGTTTTCACACGGAACAATGCATGCTATATGCCCCTACTTATGTGGGAGGCGTGACGCCGGGAAAAGGCGGCGGCGAAATTTTAGGGCTGCCTGTTTTTGATACGGTTGCAGAGGCTAAAGAAGCGACGCATTGCAACGCGTCTTTGATTTTCGTTCCCGCTCCTTTTGCAGCTGAGGCAATCCTAGAAGCCGAAGAAGCCGGAATTGAGCTAATTGTCTGCATTACGGAAGGAATTCCTGTTCGCGATATGCTCAAAGTCAGCCAAGTCATGCGCTCAAGCCGGACAAGCCGCTTGATCGGGCCTAATTGTCCGGGTGTCATTACTCCCGGCGAATGCAAAATGGGAATTATGCCTGGCTATATTCATCGTAAAGGCGAGATTGGCATTGTCTCGCGTTCCGGGACATTGACCTATGAAGCTGTTTGGCAAACGACGCTATTGGGATTGGGACAGTCGACTTGCGTAGGAATAGGAGGCGATCCTTTGAATGGAACGAATTTTATTGATGTATTGGCTTTATTTGAAAAGGATCCGGAAACAAAAGGCATTTTATTAATCGGCGAGATTGGCGGCAGGGCGGAAGAGGAAGCTGCCGAATGGATTAGACAATATAGCACAAAGCCTGTGGCTGCTTTTATTGCCGGCCAGACGGCACCGCCGGGAAGACGAATGGGCCATGCAGGCGCAATTATTTCTGGTAATCAAGGAACAGCTTCTAGTAAAATTAAAGCCCTCAAATCAGCCGGCGTAGTCATGGCGGACACCCCAGCTGACATGGGAACAGCAATTCAAAAAGCCCTGCAGGTGTGTGGTTTATCATGATTTCAATTCCCGGGAAAATTCCCATCCGCATTTTTCCCTTTTTCTGGTTTCTTATTATAATGATCGGATGGCTCAATACCGTTTCTTTGATGGGAACGGCGATTTGGTCGATTGTCATTTTTATTTCTGTCCTTTTTCACGAGTATGGGCATGCCTTGACTGCCTTGGCTTTTGGCCAAAAAACTGAAATTAATCTTGTGGGATTAGGGGGATTGACCAAGCGCCATGGGGCATCGTTGGCTAAATGGAAGGAATTTTTGGTTGTGCTCAATGGCCCCATTGCCGGCTTTATTTTGTTTATTCTTTCTTACAAGCTTTTCGGGATTTTGCCAAAAGACAGGTTCCCTCTAGTTAAGTATGCTTTAGAAGTATCGATCAATGTCAATTTGTTTTGGACAATTGTCAATTTGCTTCCTGTCCTTCCGCTTGATGGAGGGCATTTAATGCGGATCCTATTGGAGGGGGCTTTTGGTTTTCGAGGGCTTAAATTGGCTTTTCTTGCCAGTATTATCTTAGCGACTTTTTTTGCTCTTTATTTCTTTTTCTTGCAGCAGCTTCTGATCGGAGCCTTATTCTTGATGATGGCTTTTGAGAGCTATCGCTCCTGGCTTGGCGTGAAGCCTATGACGGCACAGGATACCGACATTCATTTGCAGAAGCTATTAAAAGAAGCTGTAGCCGATTTGAATATGGGACATCGAGATCAAGCGCTATCCAAGTTTTTTCTATTGAGGGAGCAATCCCAAAAGGGCGTTTTATATTTAACGGCTACGCAATATATTGCCCGCATTTTAGCTGAACAAGGGCATTTTAAACAGGCTTATGAATGGCTTTTGCCTATTCAAAAGCACCTTTCCAGCGACTATTTATATCTTTTGCAGCAGCTGGCGTATCGGCTTCAAGACTGGGATCAGGCCGCTAAAATAGGACAGAAAGCCTATCAACAGGAGCCTTCCTCCGAAGTCGCCCTCATTAATGCTTTGTCTTATGCAATCATGGGACAAGCTACACCGGCTGTCGGATGGCTGCGCTGCGCCGTTCAATCCGGCCTGGCAAATGTGCAAGAAGTGATCCAGAAAAGGGAATTTGATGCCATTCGGCATACGCCTGAATTTGAGTCTTGGTTAAAGGCACAGAGGGCATAAGGCAAAAGCTATTTCCCGTTCAGGAATTTTCCCTCTATGCTTGGCGAATAAATTCCAGGCATAGAGGGAGACTGCTATCTATCTTACCTTTAAAGCTTTTGGTCTGAAAGTAAACGGAATGATTCAATGAATTGTTGGAGATCTTCTTCTGTAAAATGCGCTTCGGAAGCGAGGGAGAAGATAGAGTAAAGGGTATGGCCCTTCACAACCGCTAATCCTTTCAATAGGCGGGGCGTCTGGTGATCTAAATAAGAAAATCCAAATAACAAGGCCGGTTGATTTTTGAATGACGTCTTTTCAAATGAGAAGCTTTGATTCTGATAGAAAAAGTGAGGGGAATAGAAAAGGCGCGGAACTAAATAATGCTCGAAGTTTTTCTTAAAAGCTTCCCCTTGCAAGATGTCTTCATTGATCGTCGGCAAAGAGAGCGCGCTAAGAATAAAGACTGCCGATTTGGTTGAAGACGAAAAAACATGCAAATGCCCTATAGGAGGGGTATTTTGCAAAGGAAGGTCGAAAGTCATTTCTATTGGCTGATAAGGAAAAGAGGCCTCCATGCGATTAACAGGGTCTTGTATGCTAATCCATGGACCTAAATATTTTTCATCTGCTTTTGCCATAGGTACTCCTAACAAATAACTTGTCCATACCAACGATGCGAATAACTTCATTCCAAATGATTTCATGGTTAGCCCTACTTTAAATGGTAAACAATGTTTAAATCAATGCCAAGAATCTACTAACTCCGGTTGCTAAGCCATTGGCAATTTAGGAGTATACCCCCAGGTTGATTGCAAAGGCTTCAGCTGCAGCCTGCTTGTCAAGCATACATAGACTTCTCAGGCAGCATCTTAAAATTTTGCCTGGATGATTGCAAACTCAAATAAAATGTTTATCATTTATAATCAATAAGTTAAGTAAAAATTTAAAGTGAAAGTGTAAAATTAAAATTAATAATTTCTATTGCTCTACGAGCCATAAAAGGCTATAGTTAAGAGTTTAATGTGCATTTTTTGAATCTTTCTCAAGCCTAAATATTGCCAAATTATCGATAGCATGACTACTCCAAGATCTTTTGCATTTACTTCTAGGTATTTTCTTTCTTATCTATGCTTAATAGGCTTCGTCGGCTTTTTTTTAAGCAGTTGTGATACTAAATATGATTTGCCCGATCCTCCTTGCCAAATTCCGCAATGCATTCCGCCTACTTGTGTACGCCTGGCTTTAGTTTTAGGCGGCGGGGGAGCGCGAGGGATGGCCCATATTGGCGTTTTATATGAATTCGAGAAAGCGGGCATTCCTATCGATGCTATTATTGGATGTAGTGCAGGAAGCATTGTTGGCGCTCTATATGCAGATTGCCCGCATGCTTACCATCTAAGACATATTTTAGAGCCTCTTAAGAAATGGGATGTTTTAGATATCAATATTTGGAATGCGCGTTATGGACTAGTTCAAGGGTGGTCGTTGAGGCGTTTTTTAAACAGGCATTTGCATTGCCGCTATTTTGAGCAATTGAGAATACCGCTTTATATTGCCGCTACTGATCTGCTTGAAGGAAGGCTGGTCTGTATTAGTTCTGGCCAGATTATTCCTGCTGTCCACGCATCAGCCGCCGTTCCCTTAGTATTCGCTCCCGTGCCTCTTTATGACCGGCTGTTGGTCGATGGCGGAGTGGCCGATCCCGTTCCTGTCGCTAT is a window encoding:
- the sucC gene encoding ADP-forming succinate--CoA ligase subunit beta — translated: MNTHEFQAKQILQRYGIPIPPFYVVSSLPEVEELLRKHEWQSAVLKVQIHAGGRGKAGGVKVASSPEAIRQAARELLGKKIINQQTGPEGMVAHQLLISPTIAIAKEFYLGAFISRERAQSVVIASPVGGVDIEQVAQQTPEKVLIIPIPLEGELRSYQLLRLVKFMGWKEGLAKQGMALIKGLVQAFSATDASLLEINPLVETKQGELVALDAKLVVDDNALFRQPEIKAFFDPTQVSANEARAQQQELAYVALDGNIGCMVNGAGLAMATMDIIQYFGGRPANFLDVGGGASKEKVAEGFKILLSDPKVKAILVNIFGGIMNCETLASGIIEAAREQHLHVPLIVRMEGTNVEKGKQLLQESHLNIKIANSLTEAAQEAVNVAKS
- the sucD gene encoding succinate--CoA ligase subunit alpha, which translates into the protein MSILVNKHTRVITQGITGKAGRFHTEQCMLYAPTYVGGVTPGKGGGEILGLPVFDTVAEAKEATHCNASLIFVPAPFAAEAILEAEEAGIELIVCITEGIPVRDMLKVSQVMRSSRTSRLIGPNCPGVITPGECKMGIMPGYIHRKGEIGIVSRSGTLTYEAVWQTTLLGLGQSTCVGIGGDPLNGTNFIDVLALFEKDPETKGILLIGEIGGRAEEEAAEWIRQYSTKPVAAFIAGQTAPPGRRMGHAGAIISGNQGTASSKIKALKSAGVVMADTPADMGTAIQKALQVCGLS
- a CDS encoding site-2 protease family protein — protein: MISIPGKIPIRIFPFFWFLIIMIGWLNTVSLMGTAIWSIVIFISVLFHEYGHALTALAFGQKTEINLVGLGGLTKRHGASLAKWKEFLVVLNGPIAGFILFILSYKLFGILPKDRFPLVKYALEVSINVNLFWTIVNLLPVLPLDGGHLMRILLEGAFGFRGLKLAFLASIILATFFALYFFFLQQLLIGALFLMMAFESYRSWLGVKPMTAQDTDIHLQKLLKEAVADLNMGHRDQALSKFFLLREQSQKGVLYLTATQYIARILAEQGHFKQAYEWLLPIQKHLSSDYLYLLQQLAYRLQDWDQAAKIGQKAYQQEPSSEVALINALSYAIMGQATPAVGWLRCAVQSGLANVQEVIQKREFDAIRHTPEFESWLKAQRA
- a CDS encoding patatin-like phospholipase family protein, producing MTTPRSFAFTSRYFLSYLCLIGFVGFFLSSCDTKYDLPDPPCQIPQCIPPTCVRLALVLGGGGARGMAHIGVLYEFEKAGIPIDAIIGCSAGSIVGALYADCPHAYHLRHILEPLKKWDVLDINIWNARYGLVQGWSLRRFLNRHLHCRYFEQLRIPLYIAATDLLEGRLVCISSGQIIPAVHASAAVPLVFAPVPLYDRLLVDGGVADPVPVAIAKQINAQIVVAVDLSEMLPKTCPTNLFGVATRSAEIKFLLQSESCVKEADVIIRPELGDIGLFDDRNNELAFEAGCKAAREAIPHIIELLSQNGFWCEPCCPCPSENEV